DNA sequence from the Prolixibacter sp. SD074 genome:
AGATTAAAACACCTTCAACAAAAAGTATTCAAACTGAACCTGATGACAGCTATGGTTATTCGAGTGGGCAAATTGCTCAGTTGAATGGGAAAATATTGCATGAGAATGGTTTTAAGGGACAAGGCATGTTGATAGCGATTCTTGATGCCGGGTTCAGGGCAGCCAATCAATTGGCCGTGTTCGATTCGCTTTTTCTGCAGAACAGGATGTTGGGAACACGTGATTTTGTGAATCCCGAATCCAATGTTTTTGAGGAATATCAGCACGGTATGAATGTGTTGTCACTGATGGGGGCAAATACTCCTGGTAAATTAGTTGGTACGGCCAATGATGCATCCTATTTTCTCATCCGGACGGAAGATGAAAATTCCGAATATCCGGTTGAGATGGATAACTTTATTGCGGGTTTGGAGCTGGCTGATAGCGTTGGCGCCGATGTCATTAATGCTTCGCTGGGTTACTTTTATTTTGACGATCCTGCTGAAAATCTCAATTATGATGAGCTTGATGGAAAAACGCTGATGATTACGCAAGCGGTGGAAACGGCGGAACAAAAAGGAATGATTGTCTGCGTTAGCGCCGGTAATGAAGGAGAAAGTGCGTGGCGGTACATCATTGCCCCGGCCGATGCCAAAGGGATTTTAAGTATGGCTGCTGTAAATGCGGCAGGTGAGAGGGCGAGGTTCAGCTCTATCGGTCCTTCTGCCGACGGCCGCATCAAACCGGAAGTGGCAGCTTGTGGATGGGACACCTGGCTTCAAAAATATCCGGACGCAATTGGCGTTTCGAGCGGAACTTCTTTTTCTTCTCCCCTGGTCGCCGGATTGACGGCGTGCCTGTGGCAGGAATATCCTGATAAAAGTCCTGCGGAAATAGTTGATGCAATTATCCAAAGTGCCAGTCAGTATACTTCTCCAGATAATTACCTGGG
Encoded proteins:
- a CDS encoding S8 family serine peptidase, encoding MKLTWLWILFCIPLLAHAQSDGARYRVEFTDKAGTQYDLAHPETFLSQRALRRRERYHIPVDEKDLPVSGVYLDSLKTHGFKVLYTSGWFNFATVAVVSPGDTAGVSRWNFVRSIKLTRPENMLKNVIKKWAEIKTPSTKSIQTEPDDSYGYSSGQIAQLNGKILHENGFKGQGMLIAILDAGFRAANQLAVFDSLFLQNRMLGTRDFVNPESNVFEEYQHGMNVLSLMGANTPGKLVGTANDASYFLIRTEDENSEYPVEMDNFIAGLELADSVGADVINASLGYFYFDDPAENLNYDELDGKTLMITQAVETAEQKGMIVCVSAGNEGESAWRYIIAPADAKGILSMAAVNAAGERARFSSIGPSADGRIKPEVAACGWDTWLQKYPDAIGVSSGTSFSSPLVAGLTACLWQEYPDKSPAEIVDAIIQSASQYTSPDNYLGYGIPDFGKASLLLQKTQVDGDSEKQWNVSPNPFDEKIRLEYQGKGLLDDASATCILISSTGTILKEERLSGRVKLVNNLGVLPSGLYFLQIIANGLTENHKLIKR